In one Silene latifolia isolate original U9 population chromosome 10, ASM4854445v1, whole genome shotgun sequence genomic region, the following are encoded:
- the LOC141605177 gene encoding uncharacterized protein LOC141605177 isoform X1, whose product MATSAAVIATAHGGGNQTDKRPRSIFELPENFFDSCRLLPPGKHLTPPAADVAADETLISPAAEKIDQLNNDNNIISSSSSSNVMCRWSCNTCKAEFESLFDQRSHFKSDLHRFNVKLSLAGKDPVKEDDLDELTADSFHNDFDVSSISGSEDEDDRSSRALNSINETYAQSLKNKIFIRLKSGEKVSVWKSLLLTDSKTISCENDQFVVVDDNVTVPCLREVDVIEKLKILTHEPRDNTHFRIVLLASGGHFAGCVFDGTTTVAHKTFHRYVVRAKAGKRQSAKDGSGKSIHSAGASLRRYNELALKKNIQELLASWKPYFDASSCVFIYAPSNNRQVFYNGDTPLFSNQSCDVKGIPFSIRRPTLKEARRIYGQLSQVTFEVDEIEVPDVRQLNLNESNVSNMNVTKEKVRKEARINNGEEACETVQVSVEESSSAERDTEVMTSTPLHEAAKAGNIERVMELLEQGLDPTVKDERGRTPYMVATEKEARNTFRRFMASNLEKWDWHAANVPSPLTKEMEVSQAEKDAKRKAKAKEMKKLRKEREKKAQAKAAESKEVPSISQASSASSSSNVRTVQSNSTPRLSKEEELKKKMAEDREKRAAAAERRMAMAGSTTVPTTNNAVAPSTSQSRNGTSPDIVCSCCEASLFGKVPFHRYNYKYCSTTCMKVHKEFLEDG is encoded by the exons GACCACGCTCCATATTCGAGTTGCCGGAAAACTTCTTCGATTCATGCCGCCTTCTTCCTCCCGGTAAACACCTCACTCCCCCCGCCGCCGACGTTGCCgctgatgaaaccctaatttcacccGCCGCTGAAAAAATTGATCAATTGAACAACGATAATAACATCATTTCCAGTAGCAGCAGTAGTAATGTTATGTGTAGATGGTCGTGTAATACTTGCAAAGCCGAATTCGAGTCTCTTTTCGATCAGCGTTCTCACTTCAAATCCGACCTTCATCGCTTCAAT GTAAAGCTAAGCCTTGCAGGAAAAGATCCAGTGAAAGAGGATGACTTGGACGAGTTGACTGCTGACTCTTTTCATAATGATTTTGATGTATCCAGTATCTCAGGATCGGAAGATGAAGACGATAGATCATCCCGTGCTTTAAATAGTATAAACGAGACTTATGCTCAAAgcctcaaaaataaaatatttattcgTTTGAAATCAGGGGAAAAAGTGTCTGTGTGGAAGTCCTTGCTTTTAACGGATTCTAAGACTATCTCCTGTGAGAATGATCAGTTTGTTGTTGTTGACGATAATGTAACTGTGCCTTGCTTAAGAGAAGTTGATGTGATAGAGAAGTTGAAAATTTTGACTCATGAGCCAAGAGATAATACCCACTTCAGGATTGTATTATTGGCCAGTGGAGGGCATTTTGCCGGTTGTGTATTTGACGGTACTACTACGGTTGCCCACAAGACTTTTCACAG GTATGTTGTGAGGGCTAAAGCAGGCAAAAGGCAGTCAGCAAAAGATGGAAGCGGCAAATCTATACATTCTGCTGGAGCTTCACTACGGCGATATAATGAACTTGCTTTGAAAAAG AATATTCAAGAGTTGCTAGCTTCGTGGAAGCCTTATTTTGATGCATCTTCTTGTGTTTTCATCTACGCTCCTTCAAACAACCGCCAAGTGTTCTATAATGGTGACACCCCACTTTTTAGTAACCAGAGCTGTGATGTGAAGGGTATCCCTTTCAGTATTCGAAGGCCTACATTGAAGGAAGCTCGACGTATATATGGACAATTAAGTCAGGTTACGTTTGAGGTAGATGAGATAGAAGTCCCTGATGTAAGGCAGTTGAACCTAAATGAAAGTAATGTTAGTAACATGAATGTCACCAAGGAGAAAGTGAGAAAAGAAGCTAGGATTAACAATGGGGAAGAAGCGTGTGAAACTGTCCAAGTATCTGTTGAAGAATCCTCGTCAGCTGAAAGAGATACAGAAGTAATGACTTCTACACCGTTACATGAGGCAGCAAAAGCTGGTAATATTGAAAGGGTTATGGAACTTTTAGAGCAGGGTCTAGATCCTACTGTTAAAGATGAAAGAGGGAGAACGCCATACATGGTAGCTACTGAAAAAGAAGCCAGGAATACATTTAGACGCTTTATGGCTTCAAACCTTGAAAAGTGGGATTGGCATGCTGCGAATGTTCCGAGCCCACTGACAAAAGAGATGGAGGTGTCTCAG GCTGAAAAAGATGCTAAGCGAAAAGCAAAAGCAAAGGAGATGAAAAAACTGCGCAAGGAAAGGGAGAAGAAAGCTCAG GCCAAGGCTGCAGAATCAAAGGAAGTACCATCAATTTCACAGGCCAGTAGCGCTTCTTCATCTTCAAATGTGCGAACAGTTCAATCTAACTCCACTCCCAGATTGTCCAAAGAG GAGGAACTGAAGAAGAAGATGGCCGAAGACCGCGAAAAAAGAGCTGCTGCAGCAGAAAGGAGAATGGCAATGGCGGGTTCTACTACCGTGCCCACTACTAACAATGCTGTCGCTCCAAGCACCTCCCAATCCAGAAATGGGACCAGTCCCGACATCGTGTGCTCTTGTTGTGAAGCGTCTTTATTTGGTAAAGTTCCCTTCCACAGGTATAATTACAAATACTGCAGCACCACTTGCATGAAAGTCCACAAAGAGTTTCTTGAAGATGGGTGA
- the LOC141605177 gene encoding uncharacterized protein LOC141605177 isoform X2 codes for MATSAAVIATAHGGGNQTDKRPRSIFELPENFFDSCRLLPPGKHLTPPAADVAADETLISPAAEKIDQLNNDNNIISSSSSSNVMCRWSCNTCKAEFESLFDQRSHFKSDLHRFNVKLSLAGKDPVKEDDLDELTADSFHNDFDVSSISGSEDEDDRSSRALNSINETYAQSLKNKIFIRLKSGEKVSVWKSLLLTDSKTISCENDQFVVVDDNVTVPCLREVDVIEKLKILTHEPRDNTHFRIVLLASGGHFAGCVFDGTTTVAHKTFHRYVVRAKAGKRQSAKDGSGKSIHSAGASLRRYNELALKKNIQELLASWKPYFDASSCVFIYAPSNNRQVFYNGDTPLFSNQSCDVKGIPFSIRRPTLKEARRIYGQLSQVTFEVDEIEVPDVRQLNLNESNVSNMNVTKEKVRKEARINNGEEACETVQVSVEESSSAERDTEVMTSTPLHEAAKAGNIERVMELLEQGLDPTVKDERGRTPYMVATEKEARNTFRRFMASNLEKWDWHAANVPSPLTKEMEVSQAEKDAKRKAKAKEMKKLRKEREKKAQELECIGSSILGKTFWSNYYSI; via the exons GACCACGCTCCATATTCGAGTTGCCGGAAAACTTCTTCGATTCATGCCGCCTTCTTCCTCCCGGTAAACACCTCACTCCCCCCGCCGCCGACGTTGCCgctgatgaaaccctaatttcacccGCCGCTGAAAAAATTGATCAATTGAACAACGATAATAACATCATTTCCAGTAGCAGCAGTAGTAATGTTATGTGTAGATGGTCGTGTAATACTTGCAAAGCCGAATTCGAGTCTCTTTTCGATCAGCGTTCTCACTTCAAATCCGACCTTCATCGCTTCAAT GTAAAGCTAAGCCTTGCAGGAAAAGATCCAGTGAAAGAGGATGACTTGGACGAGTTGACTGCTGACTCTTTTCATAATGATTTTGATGTATCCAGTATCTCAGGATCGGAAGATGAAGACGATAGATCATCCCGTGCTTTAAATAGTATAAACGAGACTTATGCTCAAAgcctcaaaaataaaatatttattcgTTTGAAATCAGGGGAAAAAGTGTCTGTGTGGAAGTCCTTGCTTTTAACGGATTCTAAGACTATCTCCTGTGAGAATGATCAGTTTGTTGTTGTTGACGATAATGTAACTGTGCCTTGCTTAAGAGAAGTTGATGTGATAGAGAAGTTGAAAATTTTGACTCATGAGCCAAGAGATAATACCCACTTCAGGATTGTATTATTGGCCAGTGGAGGGCATTTTGCCGGTTGTGTATTTGACGGTACTACTACGGTTGCCCACAAGACTTTTCACAG GTATGTTGTGAGGGCTAAAGCAGGCAAAAGGCAGTCAGCAAAAGATGGAAGCGGCAAATCTATACATTCTGCTGGAGCTTCACTACGGCGATATAATGAACTTGCTTTGAAAAAG AATATTCAAGAGTTGCTAGCTTCGTGGAAGCCTTATTTTGATGCATCTTCTTGTGTTTTCATCTACGCTCCTTCAAACAACCGCCAAGTGTTCTATAATGGTGACACCCCACTTTTTAGTAACCAGAGCTGTGATGTGAAGGGTATCCCTTTCAGTATTCGAAGGCCTACATTGAAGGAAGCTCGACGTATATATGGACAATTAAGTCAGGTTACGTTTGAGGTAGATGAGATAGAAGTCCCTGATGTAAGGCAGTTGAACCTAAATGAAAGTAATGTTAGTAACATGAATGTCACCAAGGAGAAAGTGAGAAAAGAAGCTAGGATTAACAATGGGGAAGAAGCGTGTGAAACTGTCCAAGTATCTGTTGAAGAATCCTCGTCAGCTGAAAGAGATACAGAAGTAATGACTTCTACACCGTTACATGAGGCAGCAAAAGCTGGTAATATTGAAAGGGTTATGGAACTTTTAGAGCAGGGTCTAGATCCTACTGTTAAAGATGAAAGAGGGAGAACGCCATACATGGTAGCTACTGAAAAAGAAGCCAGGAATACATTTAGACGCTTTATGGCTTCAAACCTTGAAAAGTGGGATTGGCATGCTGCGAATGTTCCGAGCCCACTGACAAAAGAGATGGAGGTGTCTCAG GCTGAAAAAGATGCTAAGCGAAAAGCAAAAGCAAAGGAGATGAAAAAACTGCGCAAGGAAAGGGAGAAGAAAGCTCAG GAACTCGAGTGCATTGGTAGCTCGATTTTAGGGAAGACTTTTTGGAGCAACTATTACTCCATATAA